Proteins found in one Prochlorococcus marinus XMU1405 genomic segment:
- a CDS encoding DUF3318 domain-containing protein: MSELQRLKNLLPPENESWVFVESAAAIDPPLITLEEIGRDEVEIQIDLDEWDNFAIDHRNLLFWHEVGKIQNDSIPRDGWEMAALAIGLGGAIGELWVQDGLLLLLALGLSSFAGYRLYLKNNSEKKLQDAIYADERAIDLACRFGYSIPNAYKSLGGALKELIDKTRKKKKRSFFEDRLDALRKSAEKARSELSQQEGSEKSVSSENVYGQ, translated from the coding sequence ATGAGCGAACTTCAGCGACTTAAAAATTTGTTGCCTCCAGAGAATGAAAGTTGGGTATTTGTTGAATCTGCTGCGGCTATAGATCCACCTTTAATAACACTTGAGGAAATCGGTCGTGACGAAGTAGAAATTCAAATAGATTTAGATGAATGGGATAACTTTGCTATTGATCACAGAAATCTACTATTTTGGCACGAGGTTGGGAAAATTCAAAATGACTCAATTCCTAGAGATGGATGGGAAATGGCTGCTCTCGCCATTGGTCTTGGAGGTGCTATAGGAGAGTTGTGGGTACAAGATGGTTTACTTTTATTACTTGCTCTTGGTTTATCAAGTTTTGCAGGCTATAGATTATATTTAAAAAATAATTCCGAAAAAAAACTTCAAGATGCTATTTATGCGGATGAAAGAGCTATAGATCTTGCCTGTAGATTTGGATACAGCATTCCAAATGCTTATAAAAGTCTTGGAGGAGCATTAAAGGAGTTAATAGATAAGACACGAAAAAAGAAAAAAAGAAGTTTCTTTGAAGATAGATTAGATGCCTTAAGAAAAAGTGCAGAAAAAGCAAGATCAGAATTATCTCAGCAAGAAGGTTCAGAAAAATCAGTTTCAAGCGAAAATGTTTATGGACAATAA
- the rsfS gene encoding ribosome silencing factor: MDNKSLVLMAAKACDEKKAKDIKLIKIDKVSFISEWILIAEGLSDVQVRSISNSVEGELREKARIEPIRKEGVSEAKWALLDYGDLIVNIFQPEIRKYYDLESFWSNGDNLTFP, encoded by the coding sequence ATGGACAATAAAAGTTTAGTATTAATGGCAGCTAAAGCATGTGATGAAAAAAAAGCGAAAGATATAAAACTTATAAAAATTGATAAAGTATCTTTTATAAGTGAATGGATTTTAATTGCAGAAGGATTATCTGATGTTCAGGTTAGGTCTATAAGTAACTCTGTAGAGGGAGAGTTGAGAGAAAAGGCTAGAATTGAACCTATAAGAAAAGAAGGTGTCAGCGAAGCGAAATGGGCCTTGCTAGATTACGGTGACTTGATCGTTAATATTTTTCAACCAGAAATAAGAAAATATTATGATCTTGAATCATTCTGGAGTAATGGAGATAATCTTACATTTCCATAA
- a CDS encoding CGLD27 family protein, which translates to MSESKCPVPIEQQPTNEFIELSRSTIFSWPKTKKSLIIVLIKFWVGAFVLFLVISSGSVYFKTSLLKYILLSFFSSLSIPLLISIKLYLGWKYVFNRLNSERVEYEESGWYDGQVWVKPLLLKEKESLIASIEVKPILKNLIQIFSIISVLVLFGILLFQYNTF; encoded by the coding sequence ATGAGCGAATCAAAATGTCCTGTTCCTATTGAGCAACAACCAACAAATGAATTTATTGAATTGTCAAGATCAACCATTTTTTCTTGGCCAAAAACAAAAAAATCATTGATTATTGTATTGATAAAATTTTGGGTGGGTGCTTTTGTTCTATTTCTTGTTATCTCTTCTGGAAGTGTATATTTTAAAACATCTCTTTTAAAATATATTCTATTAAGTTTTTTTAGTAGCTTATCAATACCTCTTTTAATTTCTATAAAGTTGTATCTTGGTTGGAAATACGTTTTTAATAGATTGAACTCAGAGAGAGTTGAATACGAAGAATCAGGATGGTATGACGGCCAAGTATGGGTAAAACCATTACTTTTAAAAGAAAAAGAATCGCTAATTGCCTCAATTGAGGTTAAGCCTATTTTAAAAAATTTAATACAAATCTTTTCTATTATCTCAGTCTTAGTCTTATTCGGTATTTTGCTTTTTCAATATAACACTTTCTAA
- a CDS encoding asparaginase, with amino-acid sequence MSSNFKNLYTSNNPPLQATLIRGSNIESIHKIHAVITDKKGRVLMCAGNPEYKSFIRSALKPFQAIPFVSSGASSKINNGSKSIALACGSHSGSKLHSREAFKILWEYDIDINDLKCPTLKTSPLEHNCSGKHAAFLATCKKLNWPIDTYLKGDHPLQIEIFRIVSELLEIPISEINAERDDCGAPTLYLKLIEMSKLYSLLSSSENAELEQISRAMTTNPIMVSDNNKFDTEIIKASHGQVIGKGGAEGIQCLCKINEGIGLALKVEDGSKRAKHAVSLHLLKQLDWISDLRIQDIEEKVFNFSEGVRIEVEGQLKFQES; translated from the coding sequence ATGAGTTCAAACTTCAAAAACCTTTACACATCAAACAATCCTCCTTTACAAGCAACCTTAATTAGAGGTTCAAACATTGAGTCAATCCATAAAATTCATGCTGTTATCACTGACAAGAAAGGGAGGGTTTTAATGTGTGCAGGAAATCCAGAATATAAAAGTTTCATAAGGTCAGCATTAAAACCATTTCAAGCAATACCATTTGTCAGTAGTGGGGCTTCATCAAAAATCAATAATGGTTCAAAATCAATTGCATTAGCATGCGGTTCACATAGTGGATCAAAACTTCATTCAAGAGAAGCCTTCAAAATTTTATGGGAATACGACATAGATATTAATGATTTAAAATGCCCAACATTAAAGACAAGTCCATTAGAACATAATTGTTCAGGAAAACATGCTGCCTTTCTAGCTACATGCAAAAAGTTGAATTGGCCAATAGATACATACTTAAAAGGTGATCACCCACTTCAAATTGAAATATTTAGAATTGTTTCCGAATTACTTGAAATACCAATATCAGAAATAAACGCAGAACGTGATGATTGCGGCGCTCCAACTCTTTATTTAAAGTTAATAGAAATGTCTAAGTTATATTCACTTTTAAGCAGTTCCGAAAATGCAGAATTAGAGCAAATAAGTAGAGCTATGACGACTAACCCAATTATGGTAAGCGATAATAATAAGTTTGATACCGAAATTATTAAGGCTTCTCATGGGCAAGTTATTGGTAAAGGTGGTGCTGAAGGAATACAGTGTCTATGCAAGATAAATGAAGGGATAGGACTTGCTTTAAAAGTAGAAGATGGTTCAAAAAGGGCTAAGCATGCTGTTAGTCTTCACTTACTAAAGCAATTAGATTGGATATCTGACCTAAGAATTCAAGACATTGAAGAAAAAGTTTTTAATTTTTCTGAAGGAGTGAGGATTGAAGTAGAAGGTCAATTAAAATTCCAAGAATCCTAA
- the petP gene encoding cytochrome b6-f complex subunit PetP: protein MSILDKVKIGNSVKVNLELSKDRLTKETIDAISVSSLGKISDFRITDGKGIGVVLQLSNGKEQWFFEDEIDLLDENGNVIKKNNDKKENINFIFYFLRGLNYENKNKASELLNPINFFIWLIVSLKDIF from the coding sequence ATGTCAATTTTAGATAAGGTTAAGATAGGAAATTCTGTTAAAGTTAACCTAGAACTATCTAAGGATAGACTTACCAAAGAAACTATTGATGCGATAAGCGTTTCTTCATTGGGTAAGATAAGTGATTTCAGAATAACTGATGGCAAGGGTATTGGAGTTGTCTTGCAATTATCTAATGGTAAAGAGCAATGGTTTTTTGAGGATGAAATTGATCTGCTCGACGAAAATGGTAATGTAATTAAAAAAAATAATGATAAAAAAGAGAATATTAATTTTATATTTTATTTTTTAAGAGGATTAAATTATGAAAATAAAAATAAGGCAAGCGAGTTACTAAATCCAATTAACTTTTTTATCTGGCTGATTGTATCATTAAAAGATATTTTTTAA
- a CDS encoding ABC transporter ATP-binding protein, giving the protein MVQNIIDVKNLSKSFDISSKEPGLKGTIKHFFRRQTKSLKVIKDISFEIKEGEIVGFLGANGAGKTTILKMLCGLIYPSEGSILVSGSLPFRRKENFLKNITLIMGQKQQLIWDLPPIESFYLNASIYDLDKFEAKKRIKKLSEMLEIDEELFIPVRKLSLGQRMKSELLAALIHEPNILFLDEPTLGLDINAQRNLRKFLQKYNKETNATICLTSHYMKDITSLCKRVICVHEGAISYDGKLDLLLKKLSPVKEILIVCRSEEDAIKLENSGFTVKNKIKNEITIKIENNSITSSLKTILNNFDIEDLFINEPPIDEVIGKVLIKKDYDI; this is encoded by the coding sequence ATGGTACAAAATATTATCGATGTAAAAAATTTATCTAAGTCATTTGATATCTCCTCCAAAGAACCAGGTTTAAAAGGAACAATTAAACATTTTTTTAGAAGACAAACAAAAAGTTTAAAAGTTATAAAAGATATAAGTTTTGAAATTAAAGAGGGAGAAATAGTAGGTTTTCTAGGAGCTAATGGAGCTGGGAAAACAACAATATTAAAAATGCTTTGTGGCTTAATTTATCCAAGTGAAGGTTCGATATTAGTTTCAGGCTCCTTACCTTTCAGGAGAAAAGAAAATTTCCTAAAAAATATAACCTTAATAATGGGACAAAAGCAACAACTTATTTGGGATCTTCCGCCAATTGAATCATTCTATTTAAATGCATCAATATATGACTTAGATAAGTTCGAAGCTAAAAAGAGAATAAAAAAACTATCGGAAATGCTTGAAATTGATGAAGAGCTATTCATACCTGTTAGAAAACTTTCACTAGGTCAGCGTATGAAATCAGAATTACTAGCAGCTTTGATACATGAACCAAATATTCTATTTTTAGACGAACCTACACTTGGATTAGACATTAATGCACAGAGAAATTTAAGAAAATTCCTTCAAAAATATAATAAGGAAACTAATGCAACGATATGCCTAACCAGTCATTACATGAAAGATATTACATCGCTATGCAAGAGAGTTATATGTGTGCACGAAGGGGCAATATCATATGATGGAAAACTTGACCTATTATTAAAAAAACTTTCTCCTGTCAAAGAAATATTAATAGTTTGTCGCTCAGAAGAGGATGCAATTAAATTAGAAAATTCTGGTTTTACTGTTAAAAATAAAATAAAGAATGAAATCACTATAAAAATTGAAAACAACTCTATTACCTCTTCACTAAAAACTATCCTAAATAATTTTGATATTGAAGACCTTTTTATAAATGAACCCCCTATAGATGAAGTTATTGGGAAGGTATTAATCAAAAAAGATTATGATATCTAA